From the Gallaecimonas kandeliae genome, one window contains:
- a CDS encoding outer membrane protein assembly factor BamE — MKNVLLALTLGLGLSGCGLVYKIDVPQGNYLEQDQINKLQPGMSHEQVSYVLGTPLLKDSFKDGTWYYKYSYRPGRGKVVEKQVVVHFDKAGKLAGIEAPDFKVPDTLKAKAN, encoded by the coding sequence ATGAAGAATGTGTTGCTGGCCCTGACCCTGGGCCTGGGTTTGAGCGGTTGCGGCCTGGTCTACAAGATTGACGTGCCCCAGGGTAACTACCTGGAGCAGGATCAGATTAACAAGCTGCAGCCCGGCATGAGCCACGAACAGGTCAGCTATGTGCTGGGCACTCCCCTGCTCAAGGACAGCTTCAAGGACGGCACCTGGTACTACAAGTATTCCTACCGGCCCGGCAGGGGCAAAGTGGTGGAAAAGCAGGTAGTGGTGCACTTCGACAAGGCCGGCAAGCTGGCCGGCATAGAGGCGCCGGACTTCAAGGTACCGGACACCCTCAAGGCAAAGGCCAACTGA